A genomic window from Lineus longissimus chromosome 17, tnLinLong1.2, whole genome shotgun sequence includes:
- the LOC135501018 gene encoding ELAV-like protein 1-B — MMAAMDTDHDHDTVSGEDTRTNLIVNYVPQTLSDQEFREMFAAIGPINVTKTKIIRDRSTGYSYGFGFVEYDHNRDAVMAIEQLNGVEYQHKRLKVAFARPQGEQSKQTNLYIRGLPKNITAMDLEELFTEFGTIINCKILSNKGGECTGVGFVLFELKDQAARAMELMTGKMLPGGPEPLNIKFAEENAKKVRPPPMLHPPPPPPRGYFGGPIRNQGFRYPNRYNPMMGGGLSMPAPPGSFCANGGDNQGYTLYVYNIGPYAEERQLWSLFSAYGRVLKVNVIWDHAKNMCKNYGFVTMANGHDADNSIAALNGRYYMIDKPLQVSYYNKKT, encoded by the coding sequence ATGATGGCTGCTATGGATaccgaccatgaccatgacacgGTCAGCGGCGAGGATACGCGTACGAATCTGATTGTGAACTATGTACCACAGACTCTCTCTGATCAAGAATTTAGGGAAATGTTTGCGGCGATTGGGCCAATCAATGTCACGAAAACCAAAATAATACGTGACCGCAGTACAGGGTATAGTTACGGATTTGGTTTCGTCGAATATGATCATAATCGGGATGCTGTGATGGCGATAGAGCAACTAAATGGTGTGGAATATCAACACAAGAGATTAAAAGTTGCATTCGCTCGCCCCCAGGGGGAGCAAAGTAAACAAACAAATCTTTACATTCGTGGGTTGCCAAAAAATATCACTGCGATGGACTTGGAGGAATTATTCACAGAGTTTGGGACAATTATCAATTGTAAAATCTTATCGAATAAGGGTGGAGAGTGTACGGGCGTTGGGTTTGTACTCTTTGAGTTAAAGGATCAGGCTGCGAGAGCCATGGAGTTAATGACAGGCAAGATGCTACCGGGAGGACCGGAACCGCTCAACATCAAGTTCGCCGAAGAAAACGCCAAGAAGGTGCGACCGCCACCGATGTTGCACCCACCTCCGCCGCCACCGAGAGGATACTTTGGTGGGCCAATCAGAAACCAAGGCTTCCGTTATCCAAATCGTTACAATCCCATGATGGGTGGTGGTCTGAGTATGCCAGCGCCCCCTGGAAGTTTTTGTGCAAACGGCGGAGACAATCAGGGTTACACATTGTATGTTTATAATATTGGACCTTACGCGGAGGAGCGACAATTATGGTCGCTATTTTCCGCTTACGGTCGTGTGTTAAAGGTAAATGTGATTTGGGATCATGCCAAAAATATGTGTAAAAATTATGGGTTCGTTACCATGGCAAATGGTCATGATGCGGATAATTCCATTGCGGCTCTAAATGGCCGTTACTACATGATCGACAAGCCGCTACAAGTCTCTTATTATAATAAGAAAACTTAA